The Deltaproteobacteria bacterium CG11_big_fil_rev_8_21_14_0_20_49_13 genome includes a region encoding these proteins:
- a CDS encoding SCP-2 sterol transfer family protein codes for MSPKEIIEKEIASKLKAKPKKAGAVNAVVELDIKGDNGGVWTIDCTKGGIVSNGSKGGAKLVVTMSDADFVALYKKELDPASAFFSGKIKVKGDMGLAMKLGNLF; via the coding sequence ATGTCGCCAAAAGAGATCATAGAAAAAGAGATAGCCTCCAAACTGAAGGCGAAGCCAAAGAAGGCGGGAGCCGTCAATGCTGTCGTTGAGCTTGATATCAAGGGCGACAACGGCGGTGTATGGACTATAGACTGCACCAAGGGAGGGATCGTCTCGAACGGCTCAAAGGGCGGCGCAAAACTTGTCGTCACAATGTCAGATGCGGACTTTGTCGCGCTTTATAAAAAGGAGCTGGACCCCGCCTCTGCGTTCTTTTCGGGCAAGATAAAGGTGAAGGGCGATATGGGCCTTGCGATGAAATTAGGGAACTTATTCTAA
- a CDS encoding long-chain fatty acid--CoA ligase, translating into MRTILDLFQANVEKYGDRACLWHKRDGKWVHLSWNDVSLTSSSLCRGLASLGVQKGDGVGIISATRVEWTLIDLAILFAGGVVIPVYPSLSADQIVYILKDSAVKILFVENHALLKKIERVRRELPELRSVILIEGGDHNALTLNSLSVLGEGKRDPKVVYNADDVASIIYTSGTTGRQKGVIITHANIVAEVKGLMGVFKIDVGDTMFTVLPLAHVLARAVQFFQLAHGCESAYAESVEKVPENLIEVRPHMVVVVPRFIEKIYDRLHDKVIHSGKIMRLIFGRAVSIGHARSLAIIRGEKISLKLKFKSKLAEMLIFRRLQAALGGRIKFIVSGGAPLSADLSKFFHGAGLLILEGYGLTETFAAATVNRLDDFRLGTVGKPIDGVDIKIAPDGEILIRGDVLFKGYHKLDNETKEAFMSDGWFSTGDIGEFTKDGFLRITDRKKNMIITAGGKNIAPQAIESKLQESPYINHAVILGDRRKYVSAMISVNIDAVKKYADKKMITYRSPQELVRSREIKDLISGVIDEKNRELSQFETIKKFAILDRDFTIETGELTPTMKVRRKVIEDNYKAIVEELYN; encoded by the coding sequence ATGCGAACAATATTAGACCTATTTCAGGCGAATGTTGAGAAGTACGGTGACAGGGCGTGCCTATGGCATAAGCGAGACGGTAAATGGGTACATTTAAGCTGGAACGACGTTTCCTTGACCTCAAGTTCGCTCTGCAGGGGCCTTGCCTCACTGGGTGTACAAAAGGGTGACGGCGTAGGCATAATATCCGCCACAAGGGTCGAATGGACGCTCATTGACCTTGCGATACTTTTCGCTGGAGGTGTGGTGATCCCCGTCTACCCGAGCCTTTCGGCCGATCAGATCGTATACATCTTGAAAGATTCTGCGGTGAAGATCCTTTTTGTTGAGAATCATGCCCTGCTTAAAAAGATAGAACGCGTTCGCAGAGAACTTCCGGAGCTAAGGAGCGTTATATTGATAGAAGGGGGCGATCACAATGCCCTGACGCTTAACTCTCTGTCAGTCCTTGGAGAGGGGAAGAGAGATCCCAAGGTAGTATATAATGCAGATGATGTTGCATCTATAATCTATACATCAGGTACCACGGGCAGGCAGAAGGGCGTTATAATAACGCATGCGAACATAGTTGCAGAGGTGAAGGGACTCATGGGAGTTTTCAAGATCGATGTGGGCGACACGATGTTCACGGTGCTGCCACTTGCCCACGTCCTTGCACGCGCAGTCCAGTTCTTCCAGCTTGCGCACGGGTGCGAGTCGGCCTATGCGGAGTCCGTTGAAAAGGTCCCGGAGAACCTCATCGAAGTAAGGCCCCACATGGTAGTTGTCGTTCCGCGTTTCATAGAGAAGATCTATGACAGGCTCCACGACAAGGTGATACATTCCGGAAAGATAATGAGGCTCATCTTCGGGCGCGCCGTGTCCATTGGTCATGCGCGAAGCTTGGCAATAATACGCGGTGAAAAGATATCTCTGAAACTTAAGTTCAAGAGCAAGCTTGCCGAAATGCTCATATTTAGAAGGTTGCAGGCGGCCCTTGGCGGCAGGATAAAGTTCATCGTCTCCGGCGGAGCTCCTCTGTCGGCGGATCTTTCAAAGTTTTTTCACGGCGCCGGCCTTCTGATACTCGAAGGCTACGGATTGACCGAAACGTTCGCCGCCGCAACAGTGAACAGGTTGGACGACTTCAGGCTGGGCACCGTTGGCAAGCCCATAGACGGTGTGGACATAAAGATCGCCCCGGACGGCGAGATACTCATCAGGGGAGATGTGCTTTTTAAAGGTTACCATAAGTTAGATAACGAGACCAAGGAAGCCTTTATGTCCGACGGATGGTTCAGCACCGGCGATATCGGTGAATTCACAAAGGACGGGTTCCTTCGCATCACCGACAGAAAAAAGAACATGATAATAACAGCCGGGGGCAAGAACATCGCCCCACAGGCGATAGAGTCCAAACTTCAGGAGAGCCCTTACATCAACCACGCGGTGATATTGGGTGACAGGCGCAAATACGTTTCGGCCATGATTTCCGTCAATATCGACGCCGTCAAAAAATATGCCGATAAGAAGATGATAACCTACAGGAGTCCGCAGGAGCTGGTCAGGAGCCGCGAGATAAAGGACCTTATATCCGGCGTTATTGATGAAAAGAACAGGGAGCTTTCGCAGTTCGAGACCATCAAAAAATTTGCTATACTTGACCGCGATTTTACGATAGAAACGGGAGAGCTTACGCCGACCATGAAGGTGAGGCGCAAGGTCATCGAAGATAATTATAAGGCTATAGTGGAAGAGTTATATAACTGA